One genomic segment of Pseudomonas sp. RU47 includes these proteins:
- a CDS encoding RsiV family protein: MSLFKIASVAAIALTLGACASLFQPNYRTPLETTRDASEQLKPGCSNPDCPLVNIDTLRFPAEPALDGIIEKRLLQMTRTEKNAPVAPTLAAYRDQFLASAGPRNSSYLQAKVREQHDGLVIIEVSSYLDTGGAHGTPGRGFINYSRQQHKVLNLSDMLMPGQEEAFWKAAQVAHNSWLISTKLDQEPEFVANWPFVKTPNVALTYGGVILKYDVTTIAPYALGHVELKIPYPRLNGILKPELFPGRN, encoded by the coding sequence ATGTCGCTTTTCAAAATTGCCTCCGTGGCCGCCATCGCCCTGACTCTGGGCGCGTGCGCCAGCCTGTTCCAGCCCAATTACCGCACGCCGCTGGAAACCACCCGCGATGCATCGGAACAACTGAAACCGGGCTGTTCCAACCCGGATTGCCCGCTGGTGAACATCGACACCCTGCGCTTCCCGGCCGAACCTGCGCTGGACGGCATCATCGAAAAACGCCTGCTGCAAATGACCCGCACCGAGAAAAACGCGCCGGTAGCGCCGACCCTGGCCGCCTATCGCGATCAGTTCCTGGCCAGTGCCGGCCCGCGCAACAGCAGCTACCTGCAAGCGAAAGTACGCGAGCAGCATGACGGCTTGGTGATCATCGAGGTGTCGAGCTACCTCGACACCGGCGGTGCGCATGGCACACCGGGTCGCGGCTTCATCAACTATTCGCGCCAGCAGCACAAGGTGCTGAACCTGTCCGACATGCTGATGCCGGGTCAGGAAGAGGCGTTCTGGAAAGCGGCGCAGGTCGCGCACAATAGCTGGTTGATCAGCACCAAGCTCGATCAGGAGCCGGAGTTCGTGGCGAACTGGCCGTTCGTGAAAACCCCGAACGTGGCGCTGACCTATGGCGGCGTGATCCTCAAGTACGACGTGACCACCATTGCGCCTTACGCGCTGGGCCACGTCGAACTGAAGATTCCTTATCCGCGTCTGAACGGCATTCTCAAGCCTGAGCTGTTTCCCGGCCGTAACTGA
- the cpdA gene encoding 3',5'-cyclic-AMP phosphodiesterase → MPSVSTLTPADPALLVQLSDSHLFAEADGALLGMNTRESLQKVIELVLGQQPQIDLILATGDISQDGTLESYQQFRQMSAQIDAPARWIPGNHDEPMIMAQAAVQSTLLEPVVDIGNWRVTMLDSAVPGSVPGYLQDDQLQLLARSLSEAPERHHLVCFHHHPVSIGCAWMEPIGLRNPEAFFEVLDRFPQARAVLWGHVHQEIDRERNGVRLMASPSTCIQFEPGSEDFKVGEQAPGYRWLRLLPDGRLETGVERVTGFAFTVDYGSDGY, encoded by the coding sequence TTGCCGAGCGTATCCACATTGACCCCCGCCGATCCGGCGTTGCTGGTGCAGTTGTCCGACAGCCATTTGTTCGCTGAAGCGGACGGCGCGCTGCTGGGCATGAACACCCGCGAGAGCCTGCAAAAGGTCATCGAACTGGTGCTGGGGCAGCAGCCGCAGATCGATCTGATTCTGGCCACCGGCGATATCTCGCAGGACGGCACGCTGGAGTCGTATCAGCAGTTTCGCCAGATGAGCGCGCAGATCGACGCACCGGCGCGTTGGATTCCTGGCAATCACGACGAACCGATGATCATGGCCCAGGCCGCCGTGCAGAGCACGCTGCTGGAACCGGTGGTCGATATCGGCAACTGGCGGGTGACGATGCTGGATTCGGCGGTGCCGGGTTCGGTGCCGGGGTATTTGCAGGACGATCAACTGCAACTGCTGGCCCGCTCGCTGAGCGAAGCGCCGGAGCGCCATCATCTGGTGTGCTTCCACCATCATCCGGTTTCGATTGGTTGCGCATGGATGGAGCCGATTGGCTTGCGCAATCCCGAGGCATTTTTCGAGGTGCTGGATCGTTTTCCACAGGCCCGGGCGGTGTTGTGGGGGCATGTGCATCAGGAGATCGATCGTGAGCGCAATGGCGTGCGGTTGATGGCTTCGCCGTCGACGTGCATTCAGTTCGAGCCGGGGAGTGAGGATTTCAAGGTAGGGGAGCAGGCGCCGGGATATCGGTGGTTGCGGTTGTTGCCGGATGGGCGGTTGGAAACCGGAGTTGAGCGCGTTACCGGTTTCGCCTTCACCGTCGATTACGGCTCTGACGGTTACTGA
- the cytX gene encoding putative hydroxymethylpyrimidine transporter CytX, with protein sequence MSIQPSTYSPDLVVPADKRVFGGRDLFSLWFSLGIGLMVLQTGALLAPGLGLSGSLLAIFLGTLVGVLLLAAVGVIGSDTGLSSMAALKLSLGSKGASLPALLNLLQLIGWGSFEIIVMRDAASLLGTRALSEGSLWSNPLLWTLFFGALATLLAVSGPLTFVRQILRKWGIWLLLAACLWLTWNLFAKADLADLWSRAGDGSMPFAVGFDIAIAMPLSWLPLIADYSRFGKRAKNVFGGTAVGFFIGNFWLMSLGVAYTLAFAPSGEVNALLLALAGAGLGIPLLLILLDESENAFADIHSAAVSSGILLRLKVEHLALAIGVICTLIALLAPLAQYQNFLLLIGSVFAPLFGVVLVDHFILRKRSAQVASAALRWPALLAWLGGVSTYHLLANLYPDVGATLPALVLAGLLQLVLGRAFSYGRETAQA encoded by the coding sequence TTGAGCATTCAACCCAGCACTTATTCCCCCGACCTCGTCGTGCCCGCCGACAAGCGTGTATTCGGCGGTCGCGATCTGTTTTCCCTGTGGTTCTCCCTCGGCATCGGCCTGATGGTTTTGCAGACCGGCGCATTACTCGCGCCAGGCCTCGGCCTGTCCGGTTCGCTGCTAGCGATTTTCCTTGGCACGCTGGTCGGCGTGCTGTTGCTGGCCGCTGTCGGCGTGATCGGCAGTGACACCGGCCTGTCGTCGATGGCCGCGCTGAAACTCAGCCTTGGCAGCAAAGGCGCCAGCCTGCCGGCGCTGCTCAATCTGCTGCAACTGATCGGTTGGGGCTCGTTCGAAATCATCGTCATGCGCGACGCCGCGAGCCTGCTCGGTACCCGCGCGTTGAGCGAAGGTTCGCTGTGGTCGAACCCGCTGTTGTGGACACTGTTTTTCGGTGCGTTGGCGACGTTGCTCGCGGTGAGCGGGCCGCTGACCTTTGTGCGGCAGATTCTGCGCAAGTGGGGCATCTGGTTGCTGTTGGCGGCGTGCCTGTGGCTGACCTGGAACCTGTTTGCCAAAGCCGATCTGGCCGATCTCTGGTCGCGTGCCGGTGACGGTTCGATGCCGTTCGCCGTGGGCTTCGACATTGCTATCGCAATGCCGCTTTCGTGGCTGCCGCTGATCGCCGATTATTCACGATTCGGCAAGCGGGCGAAGAATGTTTTCGGTGGCACGGCTGTCGGTTTCTTTATCGGCAACTTCTGGCTGATGAGCCTCGGCGTCGCCTACACCCTGGCCTTCGCGCCGAGCGGTGAAGTCAACGCGCTGCTGTTGGCACTGGCCGGCGCCGGGCTGGGTATTCCGCTGTTGCTGATTCTGCTCGATGAGTCGGAAAACGCCTTCGCCGATATTCACTCGGCAGCGGTTTCCAGCGGGATTCTGTTGCGCCTGAAAGTCGAGCATCTGGCCTTGGCCATCGGCGTGATCTGCACGCTGATCGCACTGCTCGCGCCGTTGGCGCAGTACCAGAATTTTCTGCTGTTGATCGGCTCGGTGTTTGCGCCGCTGTTCGGCGTGGTGCTGGTCGATCACTTCATTCTGCGCAAGCGCAGTGCTCAGGTCGCGTCAGCCGCGTTGCGCTGGCCGGCGTTGTTGGCGTGGCTGGGTGGCGTGAGCACCTACCACTTGCTGGCGAATCTGTATCCGGATGTCGGCGCAACCCTGCCGGCGCTGGTGCTGGCAGGGCTGTTGCAACTAGTGCTGGGCCGGGCCTTCAGTTACGGCCGGGAAACAGCTCAGGCTTGA
- a CDS encoding NUDIX domain-containing protein — protein MTDFANAIPTAVDIVRREKCYEGFYKLDRVHLRHELFAGGMSREINREVFVRHDAVCMLPYDPQRDEVVLIEQFRVGAMGKTDNPWLVELVAGLIDKDEQPEEVAHREAQEEAGLDIKALWPMTKYFPSPGGSNEFVHLYLGRCCTDGVGGLHGLEEEAEDIRVTVWAFEDALQAVRDGRIANAASIIALQWLALNRAEVRGLWS, from the coding sequence ATGACTGATTTTGCCAACGCCATTCCGACCGCTGTCGATATCGTGCGGCGCGAAAAATGCTACGAGGGCTTTTACAAGCTCGACCGTGTTCACCTGCGCCATGAATTGTTCGCCGGTGGCATGAGTCGCGAGATCAATCGTGAAGTGTTCGTGCGCCACGATGCCGTGTGCATGCTGCCGTACGATCCGCAACGCGATGAAGTGGTGTTGATCGAGCAGTTCCGCGTCGGCGCCATGGGCAAGACCGATAACCCGTGGCTGGTCGAACTGGTCGCTGGTCTGATCGACAAGGATGAACAACCGGAAGAAGTTGCTCACCGCGAGGCGCAGGAGGAAGCTGGGCTGGACATCAAGGCCTTGTGGCCGATGACCAAATATTTCCCGTCGCCGGGCGGCAGCAACGAGTTCGTGCATTTGTACTTGGGGCGTTGCTGCACCGACGGCGTTGGCGGCCTGCATGGCCTGGAAGAAGAGGCCGAAGATATCCGTGTCACGGTCTGGGCTTTTGAAGATGCCTTGCAGGCCGTCCGTGACGGACGCATTGCCAACGCGGCGAGCATCATCGCCTTGCAGTGGCTGGCGCTCAATCGCGCCGAAGTGAGGGGGTTATGGTCGTAA
- a CDS encoding DUF1249 domain-containing protein translates to MVVNKLRDRYRVDLVGLQAACEANYARLMRLLPDMRNEPEARRIAVTQGEQMLGVLALEVLQTCPYTTTLQVRQEHSLPWLPVPQLEVQVYHDARMAEVVSAEHARRFRGIYPYPNAAMHQPDEKAQLNLFLGEWLSHCLALGHEYEVVR, encoded by the coding sequence ATGGTCGTAAACAAGTTGCGCGATCGCTATCGAGTCGACCTCGTGGGGCTGCAAGCCGCCTGCGAGGCCAACTACGCGCGCCTGATGCGACTGCTGCCGGACATGCGCAACGAGCCCGAGGCGCGGCGCATCGCCGTGACCCAGGGCGAGCAGATGCTCGGCGTGCTGGCCCTCGAAGTGCTGCAAACCTGCCCGTACACCACCACTTTGCAGGTGCGTCAGGAGCACAGCCTGCCATGGCTGCCGGTGCCGCAACTGGAAGTGCAGGTCTATCACGACGCGCGCATGGCTGAGGTCGTCAGTGCCGAACATGCACGACGCTTTCGCGGCATCTATCCTTACCCGAACGCGGCCATGCATCAGCCGGATGAAAAGGCCCAGCTCAATCTTTTCCTGGGGGAATGGCTGAGTCATTGCCTGGCGTTGGGGCACGAGTACGAAGTCGTTCGTTAG